One window of Strigops habroptila isolate Jane chromosome Z, bStrHab1.2.pri, whole genome shotgun sequence genomic DNA carries:
- the MMP15 gene encoding matrix metalloproteinase-15, with amino-acid sequence MAGGGGAPCWAGGRPPPVLVLLVLLVAAAGEDIDAEAWLRLYGYLPQPSRHMSTMRSAQTFSAALAEMQKFYGIAVTGVLDKETKAWMKHPRCGVPDQFGARMKSNMRRKRYALTGRRWSQSHLTFSIQNYTEKLGRYHSYEAVRRAFRVWEQATPLVFREVPYEDIRQKRKKEADIMVLFASGFHGDSSPFDGIGGFLAHAYFPGPGMGGDTHFDLDEPWTLENTDVSGNNLFLVAVHELGHSLGLEHSSNPSAIMAPFYQWMDTENFQLPEDDLKGIQQLYGTTDRHPQPTKPLPTMTPRRPGRPDQRPPRPPPPGKPDRPPKPGSPDRPDPYGPDICDGNFDTVAVLRGEMFVFKGRWFWRVRHNRVLDNYPMPIGHFWRGLPGDIDAAYERHDGRFVFFKGDRYWLFREANLEPGYPQPLVTYGQGIPYDTIDTAVWWEPTGHTFFFRGDRYWRFNEDTRAVDAGYPKPISVWVGIPPSPKGAFLSPDASSTYFYRGTKYWKFDNERLKTEPGYPKSILRDFMGCHTELVPDPHPHWPDGDQPPFNPDGDGRAEGNEEEEEEEEEEDYGEGGHQPGRDVDVVVQIDEYTRTMSVVMVLVLLVLLLCILGLIYIIVQMQRKGTPRMLLYCKRSLQEWV; translated from the exons ATGGCAGGAGGTGGCGGCGCCCCCTGCTGGGCGGGCGGGCGCCCCCCGCCggtcctggtgctgctggtgctgctggtggcggcggcgggagaGGACATCGACGCGGAG GCATGGCTGCGGCTCTATGGGTACCTGCCGCAGCCCAGCCGGCACATGTCCACCATGCGCTCGGCTCAGACCTTCTCTGCGGCCCTCGCCGAGATGCAGAAGTTCTACGGCATCGCCGTCACCGGCGTCCTGGACAAGGAGACCAAGGC GTGGATGAAACATCCCCGCTGCGGGGTCCCAGACCAGTTTGGAGCGCGGATGAAGTCCAACATGCGGCGGAAGCGGTACGCGCTGACAGGGCGGCGCTGGAGCCAGAGTCATCTCACCTTCAG CATCCAAAACTACACTGAGAAGCTGGGTCGATACCACTCGTATGAGGCCGTCCGCCGAGCATTCCGGGTGTGGGAGCAAGCCACGCCGCTGGTTTTCCGGGAGGTGCCCTATGAGGACATCCGGCAGAAGCGGAAGAAGGAGGCTGACATCATGGTGCTCTTCGCCTCTGGCTTCCACGGAGACAGCTCCCCCTTTGATGGCATCGGGGGGTTTTTGGCTCACGCCTACTTTCCCGGCCCTGGcatggggggggacacacattTTGACTTGGATGAGCCCTGGACACTGGAGAACACGGATGTATCCG GGAACAACCTTTTCTTGGTGGCTGTGCATGAGCTGGGGCACTCGCTGGGCTTGGAGCACTCCAGCAACCCCAGCGCGATCATGGCCCCCTTCTACCAGTGGATGGACACGGAGAACTTCCAGCTGCCTGAGGATGACCTCAAGGGCATCCAGCAGCTCTACG GTACCACGGATAGGCACCCTCAGCCCACCAAACCTTTGCCCACCATGACACCCCGGAGACCTGGCAGGCCAGACCAGAGACCCCCCAGGCCACCCCCCCCAGGGAAACCAGACCGGCCCCCCAAGCCTGGCAGCCCGGACCGGCCTGACCCATATGGCCCTGACATCTGCGATGGGAACTTTGACACGGTGGCAGTGCTGCGTGGGGAGATGTTCGTGTTCAAG GGCCGGTGGTTCTGGAGGGTCCGGCACAACCGGGTGCTGGACAACTACCCCATGCCCATTGGGCACTTCTGGCGCGGCCTCCCTGGGGACATCGATGCCGCCTACGAGAGGCATGACGGGAGGTTCGTCTTCTTTAAAG GTGACCGGTACTGGCTCTTCCGAGAAGCCAACCTGGAGCCTGGGTACCCGCAGCCCCTGGTCACCTACGGGCAGGGCATCCCCTACGACACCATCGATACAGCTGTCTGGTGGGAACCCACAGGCCACACCTTCTTCTTCCGTGGGGACAG ATACTGGCGCTTTAATGAGGACACCCGCGCCGTGGACGCTGGGTACCCAAAGCCTATCTCCGTCTGGGTGGGCATACCACCTTCACCCAAAGGCGCCTTCCTCAGCCCAGATGCCT cctcCACCTACTTCTACAGAGGCACAAAGTACTGGAAATTTGACAATGAGCGGCTCAAGACGGAGCCGGGTTATCCCAAGTCCATCCTGCGGGACTTCATGGGCTGTCACACGGAGCTGGTCCCGGACCCCCATCCTCACTGGCCTGATGGGGACCAGCCCCCCTTCAACCCTGATGGGGACGGACGGGCCGAAGGCAacgaggaggaagaggaggaggaggaggaagaggattaTGGTGAGGGTGGCCACCAGCCGGGCAGGGATGTGGATGTGGTGGTGCAGATTGACGAGTACACGCGCACCATGAGCGTGGTcatggtgctggtgctgctagtgctgctgctctgcatcctcGGCCTCATCTACATCATCGTCCAGATGCAGAGGAAGGGCACCCCGCGGATGCTCTTGTACTGCAAGCGCTCCCTGCAGGAGTGGGTCTGA
- the CFAP20 gene encoding cilia- and flagella-associated protein 20 isoform X2 has translation MFKNTFQSGFLSVLYSIGSKPLQIWDKKVRNGHIKRITDNDIQSLVLEIEGTNVSTTYITCPADPKKTLGIKLPFLVMIIKNLKKYFTFEVQVLDDKNVRRRFRASNYQSTTRVKPFICTMPMRLDDGWNQIQFNLSDFTRRAYGTNYIETLRVQIHANCRIRRVYFSDRLYSEDELPAEFKLYLPVQNKAKQ, from the exons ATGTTCAAGAACACGTTCCAAAGTGGGTTCCTCTCGGTGCTGTACAGCATCGGCAGCAAGCCGCTCCAGATCTGGGACAAGAAG gtGCGCAATGGCCACATCAAGCGAATCACTGACAATGACATTCAGTCTTTGGTGCTGGAGATCGAAGGAACTAATGTCAG TACGACGTACATCACATGCCCTGCGGACCCAAAGAAGACCCTGGGCATCAAACTACCTTTCCTAGTGATGATCATCAAGAACCTCAAGAAATACTTCACATTTGAAGTGCAG gtgctggatGATAAGAACGTTCGCCGGCGTTTCCGAGCAAGTAACTACCAGAGCACGACCCGGGTGAAGCCCTTCATCTGCACCATGCCCATGCGGCTGGACGATGGCTGGAACCAAATCCAGTTCAACCTGTCAGATTTCACACGCCGTGCCTACGGGACAAACTACATTGAGACCCTAAGAGTTCAG ATCCATGCCAACTGTCGCATCCGACGGGTGTACTTCTCTGACCGGCTCTACTCAGAGGATGAGCTCCCAGCTGAGTTCAAGCTGTATCTGCCAGTCCAGAACAAGGCCAAG CAATAA
- the CFAP20 gene encoding cilia- and flagella-associated protein 20 isoform X1, with amino-acid sequence MFKNTFQSGFLSVLYSIGSKPLQIWDKKVRNGHIKRITDNDIQSLVLEIEGTNVSTTYITCPADPKKTLGIKLPFLVMIIKNLKKYFTFEVQVLDDKNVRRRFRASNYQSTTRVKPFICTMPMRLDDGWNQIQFNLSDFTRRAYGTNYIETLRVQIHANCRIRRVYFSDRLYSEDELPAEFKLYLPVQNKAKVS; translated from the exons ATGTTCAAGAACACGTTCCAAAGTGGGTTCCTCTCGGTGCTGTACAGCATCGGCAGCAAGCCGCTCCAGATCTGGGACAAGAAG gtGCGCAATGGCCACATCAAGCGAATCACTGACAATGACATTCAGTCTTTGGTGCTGGAGATCGAAGGAACTAATGTCAG TACGACGTACATCACATGCCCTGCGGACCCAAAGAAGACCCTGGGCATCAAACTACCTTTCCTAGTGATGATCATCAAGAACCTCAAGAAATACTTCACATTTGAAGTGCAG gtgctggatGATAAGAACGTTCGCCGGCGTTTCCGAGCAAGTAACTACCAGAGCACGACCCGGGTGAAGCCCTTCATCTGCACCATGCCCATGCGGCTGGACGATGGCTGGAACCAAATCCAGTTCAACCTGTCAGATTTCACACGCCGTGCCTACGGGACAAACTACATTGAGACCCTAAGAGTTCAG ATCCATGCCAACTGTCGCATCCGACGGGTGTACTTCTCTGACCGGCTCTACTCAGAGGATGAGCTCCCAGCTGAGTTCAAGCTGTATCTGCCAGTCCAGAACAAGGCCAAGGTGAGCtag